From Gopherus flavomarginatus isolate rGopFla2 chromosome 16, rGopFla2.mat.asm, whole genome shotgun sequence, a single genomic window includes:
- the LOC127035283 gene encoding uncharacterized protein K02A2.6-like, with amino-acid sequence MELDTSTALSLVLETVYKEKLQHLPLKATKTVLKTYTGEAVPMLGTTDVKVELNGQAAKLPLFVVRGNYPALMGRSWLRKIQLNWAEVHQVTKEETGLTTILRKHAAVFGEDLGSMKGITVTLNVKPDSPPKYLKARTVPYAIRPKVKADLELLVTNGVLIPVTHSPWATPIVPIVKKDGSLRISGDFKDTVNPVLCAEQYPLPRINDLFAGLAGGQKFSKIDLSQAHLQMHIDEKSQELLTIVTHKGLYRYCHLPFRITSAPTLFQRAMDQILCGLPGVQCYLDDILVTGRNEEDHLRNLEATLQRLEEYGLRVRKDKCEFFQPSVEYLGHITDATGLRKAPAKAKAIVEALPPGNVSQLHSFLGLLNYYGKFISQLATLL; translated from the coding sequence atggaactggataCCAGTACAGCCCTCTCACTGGTCTtagagactgtgtataaagaaaagctacagcatcttccacttaaagcaacaaaaacagtGCTGAAGacatatacgggagaagctgtgcccatgttgggcactactgatgttaaggtggagctcaatggacaggctgctaaattgccactgtttgtggtgagaggtaattacccagccttaatgggtaggtcttggcttaggAAGATCCAGCTGaattgggcagaagtgcaccaagtgactaaagaagaaaccggtCTGAccactatactaaggaaacatgctgctgtttttggagaggatctgggaagtatgaagggaatcactgtgacactgaacgttaaacctgacagtccaccaaaatatctgaaagccagaactgtgccatatgccatcaggccgaAAGTCAAAGCAGACCTGGAGCTCCTGGTCacaaatggagtcctaataccagttactcacagcccatgggcaactcctattgttccaatagtgaagaaagatggctccctcCGGATTTCTGGTGATTTTAAAgacactgtcaacccagtgttatgtgcagagcaatacccgcttccccgcatcaatgacctctttgcaggcctggctgggggacaaaagttcagtaagattgatctgagtcaagcacatttacagatgcacattgatgaaaagtcccaagagctgttgactattgtgacgcataaggggctttatcgatactgtcaccTACCCTTCAGAATAACATCTGCTCccaccctgttccagagggctatggaccagatcttgtgtggcttgccaGGAGTGCAGTgttatctggatgatatcctggtcactggaaggaatgaggagGATCACCTAaggaatttagaggctaccctacaaagactggaagagtatggactGCGAgtccgcaaagacaagtgtgaattcttccagccctctgttgaatatttgggacacatcactGATGCTACAGGTCTTCGTAAGGCCCCTGCCAAGGCtaaggctattgtggaggctctcCCTCCTGGAAATGTTAGCCAGCTtcactcgtttctaggactattgaactattatggaaagtttatctcacagttagccacactgctataa